In Bacillota bacterium, the genomic window CAGGTAGGTAATCCGGTTACAGCCGACGGAGGCGACTGGCCCCGCCGCCTGGGCTGGCTGGTGTTCGCCGGCTTGGTCCTGGCCGGCCTGGCCGTGGCGACTCAGGGACGCTCGTAACCGCTACCAGCTGTAACAACGCCGCGTGGCCGGGGTATTCCGCTTCCCGCGACCCGGCCACGCACCCATGAGGGAGGGAGGGCGTTACCCCCGGCCCCAGGGGGGCCTATGACAGGAGTTTCAGCACCGCCTGGGGGGCAAGGTTCGCCTGCGCGAGCATGGCGGTACCCGCCTGCTGGAGGATCTGCAATTTGGTGTAGTTCATCATCTCGGCCGCCATATCCACGTCCCGGATGCGGGAATTGGCCGCCTGCAGGTTCTCGGAGGCCACCTGCAGGTTGGCGATGGTGTGTTCGAGGCGGTTCTGCATGGCGCCGAGGTTGGCACGCGAGTCAGAGACCTTGCCTATGGCCGTATCCACCAAGCTAATCGCGGTGGCAGCCTCGTTCACCACGTCCACCATGCTTCCGCCGAACAACGCCAGGGTATTTGCGGCTGCTATCGTAAGACCTATCACCTGTCCAGCATTCGCGCCGACCTGGAACGTGAAGGCTATCCCCTCTGTGCTGGTTGCACTGGCCTGCAAGAGGCTTTGATTGTTGAACTCGGTAGCCTCCGCTATCCGGGCGATTTCCTTCAGCAGTTCGTTAATCTCGGCCTGGATGGCCTGCTTGTCGCTATCCTGGAGGGTGTCGTTCGCCGCCTGCACGGCCAGTTCCCTCATGCGTTGGAGGATGGAGTGCGTCTCCTGCAACGCTCCCTCGGCCGTCTGCACCAGGGATATGGCATCCTGCGCGTTCCTCACCGCCTGATCCAGGCCCTTCACCTGGGCCAGGATCTTCTCCGATATGGCAAGCCCTGCCGCGTCGTCGGAGGCCCGGTTGATGCGCAACCCAGACGACAACCGCTCCATAGACTTGGCGAGTCGGTTGGACACGGCAGACAGGTGCCTGTGCGCGTTCAGCGCCTCCAGGTTCGAGTTGATGCGAAGACCCATAGGGTGTACCCCCTTTCGGGAAGGGCGCGGCGTCCATGCCTGCGCGGTTGACACTCCCGACCAGTCGCGCGCGAGGTCTACTGTTTTCATCGGGCGGGGGACCCCTGGTGTTTAGTGTTTGACACTCGGTCGAGCGAGTGCTCTGCAAGCGATTGAGGGGGCGGATGCGCACGGGTAGAATGTGGCAGCCTGAATTATTAGGGGCAGGCGGTGGACAAAGCCGTGACGCTCGGGGCCCGGATACGCCAACTACGGAAAAGCAAAGGCATGACCGCGCGGGCGCTCGCAGAAAGGGTCGGGCTCCATCCCCAACACGTATTCAGCATTGA contains:
- a CDS encoding flagellin, whose translation is MGLRINSNLEALNAHRHLSAVSNRLAKSMERLSSGLRINRASDDAAGLAISEKILAQVKGLDQAVRNAQDAISLVQTAEGALQETHSILQRMRELAVQAANDTLQDSDKQAIQAEINELLKEIARIAEATEFNNQSLLQASATSTEGIAFTFQVGANAGQVIGLTIAAANTLALFGGSMVDVVNEAATAISLVDTAIGKVSDSRANLGAMQNRLEHTIANLQVASENLQAANSRIRDVDMAAEMMNYTKLQILQQAGTAMLAQANLAPQAVLKLLS
- a CDS encoding helix-turn-helix transcriptional regulator, which translates into the protein MTLGARIRQLRKSKGMTARALAERVGLHPQHVFSI